A window of the Polaribacter batillariae genome harbors these coding sequences:
- a CDS encoding SusC/RagA family TonB-linked outer membrane protein: MKQHFFKKLLFVLLFTTYTVSGQTKTITGKILDETGEPLLSASILIKGTNRGTFSDFDGNFKINAKATDVLVVTYVGYNKKEVPISGKESLTIRLKPSAEALDEIVLIGYQKVRKKDVTGAVTSISAKQLEDIPVVTVSSLIATQGTGIQNVTMSGAPGARQSLVIRGNTSISGQLDPYTAFSNPLYVIDGVQTSLEDLAGYNASNVDFLASLNPNDIESIDILKDASAAAIYGSRGANGVIIITTKGGKALDKPEFSFSAVTGVSPKPNLVPMLLGAAERNAKWNMIDRWWLTSEVQSAQVPMVLSDSLNPAFNNNVNYQKMFYRPSTTQQYNISVRGGGEKSNYRFSLGYLNSEGVLKGTGFKRYNLSASTNFKVGSKFRNQFRILASITENETGRGNPYGGSFSLNSSLPVSPTNLNSSLFYFSDERRRALTGELTDRLNTDKEYRSTFSNIATLDLFDGLSLNSQLTYVYSSNKKNFYEPSTIRTNKDGFASYSLYNRQNLSSDLYLSYLKNFEETHEVSAILGNKIDYNQYEDLAIRAVGFGSDAIKVINNRYSLDQVAGFSDIRANALLSYFARASYKYKNRYIFSGNFSIDGSSRFGSDVRWAKFPSASLAWIFSEEPILKPILSDFVDFAKLKVTWGINGKQFRQNYLRFGAYNLGYGGAAYWTNQMNVSSYGGVTGVVPTYNRIGNKKLSWENSEQWNIGLELDMFNRRLNFNFDAYHKQTDQLLFDVLLPSYSGYNVAKSNIAGVLNYGWEAFLTYHVFPRTNDLRLSFDIGLSKNENFVTDLPNGNRDYIGDAGNYGYVVGRPLNLYKFFTNDYILDDLSQLPVNPYTGEPLAGKSAWATIQPGFPIWKDLNGDYILNETHDYQLSREFSPIPDIQGSFNINLKYKAWYFQMYSQFSFGADIFNSTLNSYMNNYDRGGDTWAEKGLADLSSHTFWNQPGDGAAGVRFPAMYPSVGSLRPFYRFRSNQSLWIESGDYWKITNASIGHTFSNETWMKDLGLNRLRIYGSVLNPYMWQRSKAVVDASLVDAKGYTLGNGYPQARTFSIGIDVKF; encoded by the coding sequence ATGAAACAGCACTTTTTTAAAAAACTGCTATTTGTTTTGTTATTTACTACTTATACAGTAAGTGGCCAAACCAAAACAATAACAGGAAAAATTTTAGATGAAACTGGAGAGCCATTACTAAGCGCTTCTATTCTAATTAAAGGAACTAACAGGGGTACCTTTTCAGATTTTGATGGAAATTTCAAAATCAATGCAAAAGCAACAGATGTTCTTGTGGTAACTTATGTAGGTTACAATAAAAAAGAAGTTCCTATTTCGGGAAAAGAAAGCCTTACCATTCGTTTAAAGCCTAGTGCAGAGGCATTAGACGAAATTGTACTTATTGGTTACCAAAAAGTACGTAAAAAAGACGTTACTGGAGCAGTAACAAGCATTAGTGCGAAACAACTGGAAGACATACCCGTAGTAACTGTTTCTTCTTTAATTGCCACACAAGGAACAGGCATACAAAACGTAACAATGAGTGGTGCTCCAGGAGCGAGACAATCTCTAGTTATTCGTGGAAATACAAGTATATCTGGTCAATTAGACCCATATACTGCTTTTAGTAATCCATTATATGTAATTGATGGTGTACAAACCTCTTTAGAAGATTTAGCTGGTTACAATGCTTCTAATGTCGATTTTTTAGCTTCTTTAAATCCAAATGATATCGAAAGTATCGATATTTTAAAAGATGCCTCTGCAGCTGCTATTTATGGTTCTCGTGGAGCAAATGGGGTTATTATTATAACCACAAAAGGTGGTAAAGCATTAGACAAACCAGAATTTTCTTTTTCTGCTGTAACAGGTGTGTCTCCCAAACCCAATTTAGTGCCCATGTTATTAGGTGCTGCAGAAAGAAATGCAAAATGGAATATGATTGATAGATGGTGGTTGACTAGTGAGGTACAATCTGCACAAGTACCAATGGTTCTTTCAGACAGCTTAAACCCTGCATTTAACAATAATGTAAATTATCAGAAGATGTTTTACAGACCTAGTACTACTCAACAATACAACATAAGTGTCCGTGGAGGTGGTGAGAAATCTAACTACAGATTTTCTTTAGGGTATTTAAACTCAGAAGGAGTTCTAAAAGGGACTGGGTTTAAACGTTACAACTTATCTGCAAGTACAAATTTTAAAGTAGGCTCTAAATTTAGAAATCAGTTTAGAATATTGGCTTCTATTACAGAAAATGAAACAGGAAGAGGAAACCCTTATGGAGGCTCATTTAGTTTAAATTCTTCATTACCTGTAAGTCCAACTAATTTAAATTCTTCTTTATTCTATTTTAGTGATGAAAGAAGAAGAGCTTTAACAGGTGAGTTAACAGATCGGTTAAATACAGACAAAGAATACAGATCCACTTTTTCTAATATTGCTACTTTAGATCTTTTTGATGGTTTGTCGTTAAACTCGCAACTCACGTATGTTTATAGTAGTAATAAAAAGAATTTTTACGAACCATCAACAATTAGAACCAATAAAGACGGTTTTGCTAGCTATTCTCTATATAACCGTCAAAATTTATCTTCAGACCTTTACTTAAGTTATCTTAAAAACTTTGAAGAAACCCATGAAGTTTCTGCAATTTTAGGAAACAAAATCGATTATAACCAGTATGAAGATTTAGCGATTCGAGCAGTCGGCTTTGGAAGTGATGCAATAAAGGTTATTAATAATAGATATTCTCTAGATCAAGTTGCTGGTTTTTCTGATATAAGAGCCAATGCTTTATTATCTTATTTTGCAAGAGCCAGTTATAAATATAAAAATAGATATATTTTTAGTGGAAACTTTAGTATCGACGGTTCTTCTAGATTTGGTTCAGATGTTCGCTGGGCAAAATTTCCCTCTGCTTCTTTAGCTTGGATTTTTTCTGAAGAACCCATTTTAAAACCTATTCTTTCAGATTTTGTAGATTTTGCAAAACTAAAAGTAACATGGGGTATTAATGGAAAACAATTTCGTCAAAACTATTTAAGATTTGGTGCGTATAATTTAGGGTATGGAGGTGCTGCATACTGGACCAATCAAATGAATGTTTCTTCTTATGGAGGTGTTACAGGTGTGGTTCCTACATATAATCGAATTGGAAATAAAAAGCTATCTTGGGAAAATTCTGAACAATGGAATATTGGATTGGAATTAGACATGTTTAACAGACGTCTAAACTTTAATTTCGATGCTTACCACAAACAAACAGATCAATTATTATTTGATGTATTGCTTCCTAGTTATTCTGGTTATAACGTAGCAAAATCAAACATTGCAGGTGTTTTAAATTATGGATGGGAAGCTTTTCTTACTTACCATGTTTTTCCTAGAACAAATGATTTACGTCTTTCATTTGACATTGGTTTAAGTAAAAACGAAAATTTTGTAACAGATTTGCCAAACGGAAATAGAGATTATATAGGAGATGCAGGTAACTATGGTTATGTTGTTGGTAGGCCTCTTAATTTATACAAATTTTTTACAAACGATTATATCTTAGACGATTTAAGTCAATTACCCGTAAATCCTTATACAGGCGAACCTCTTGCAGGTAAATCTGCATGGGCTACCATACAACCTGGGTTTCCTATTTGGAAAGATTTAAATGGAGATTATATTTTAAATGAAACGCACGATTATCAGCTATCAAGAGAGTTTTCTCCTATTCCAGACATTCAAGGGTCTTTCAATATAAATTTAAAATACAAAGCGTGGTATTTTCAAATGTATAGCCAATTTTCATTTGGTGCAGACATTTTTAACTCAACATTAAATAGTTATATGAATAACTACGATAGAGGAGGAGATACTTGGGCAGAAAAAGGTTTAGCCGATTTAAGTTCACATACTTTTTGGAATCAACCTGGAGATGGTGCGGCTGGAGTTCGGTTTCCAGCAATGTATCCTTCTGTAGGAAGTTTACGTCCTTTCTATAGATTTAGGTCAAACCAATCTCTATGGATAGAAAGTGGAGATTACTGGAAAATAACCAATGCTTCTATTGGACACACGTTTTCTAATGAAACTTGGATGAAAGACCTAGGCTTAAATCGTTTACGTATCTATGGTTCTGTATTAAACCCATATATGTGGCAACGTTCTAAAGCTGTTGTAGATGCCTCTTTGGTAGATGCTAAAGGATATACTCTTGGAAATGGGTATCCACAAGCAAGAACTTTTTCTATAGGTATTGATGTAAAATTTTAA
- a CDS encoding RagB/SusD family nutrient uptake outer membrane protein, giving the protein MKNIKKYTTLTMIVCLFASFSCTSILDQEPVNITHPDVFWSNQSNAEQALAGAYATFKEAITKQANFIYWGDIPAMTFMRSRDWISGYIQNGGDYVLPYRGFSRDWKDLYRAANWALTIEKHVSEMPDNLFASKKEKDRIIGEAAFVRGLSYFWIARIWGDAPIVNEAIESSTQLINSDGFVVRIPRSNELEVLDFALEATNKAIDLLNYQSPGATNWAIIANKASAEALKADLTLWYAARDNNNPDMLKASIEAATNVINNSGAELIDYVAEGKDGFDNMCTGGSKTGLFEINMNAGMNESFRISSSGAHYTGLTLNFPIWKNKNTNVSPVIDPDYYGKKMMRNDPDRANDVRKDIFFYDYDSDENSFPLKYSHTSKDPSTEDAYALFSESNILIYRMADMYLLRAEAYAKSNQAGNAVADLNLTRSKANVPNYTGAMDKESLIEAIFEERSIEFVAEGKSAFDRIRMDFYEDVPWMNQSRIAKKGYFWPIDPTIISNNPSIVQTEYWRGAL; this is encoded by the coding sequence ATGAAAAATATTAAAAAATATACAACTTTAACAATGATTGTGTGTTTGTTCGCTTCTTTCAGCTGTACAAGCATACTAGATCAAGAACCTGTAAACATAACACATCCAGACGTATTTTGGAGTAACCAATCGAACGCAGAACAAGCATTAGCTGGTGCTTATGCCACATTTAAAGAAGCAATAACCAAACAGGCCAATTTTATCTATTGGGGAGACATTCCAGCAATGACTTTTATGAGGAGTAGAGATTGGATTAGTGGCTATATACAAAATGGAGGAGATTATGTTTTACCTTATAGAGGCTTTAGTCGCGACTGGAAAGATCTTTATAGAGCCGCAAATTGGGCATTAACTATCGAAAAACATGTTTCTGAAATGCCTGATAATTTATTTGCTTCTAAAAAAGAGAAAGATAGAATCATTGGAGAAGCGGCTTTTGTTAGAGGACTTTCTTATTTTTGGATTGCCCGTATTTGGGGTGATGCTCCCATTGTAAATGAAGCGATAGAATCTTCGACCCAATTAATTAATAGCGATGGATTTGTGGTTAGAATTCCAAGATCAAATGAGTTAGAAGTATTAGACTTTGCTTTAGAAGCAACTAACAAAGCAATCGACTTATTAAACTACCAATCTCCAGGCGCTACTAACTGGGCAATTATTGCAAATAAAGCAAGTGCAGAAGCTTTAAAGGCAGATCTTACACTTTGGTATGCTGCTAGAGACAATAACAATCCAGATATGTTAAAAGCTTCTATCGAAGCTGCTACCAATGTTATTAACAATAGTGGTGCAGAATTAATAGATTACGTAGCAGAAGGTAAAGATGGTTTTGATAACATGTGTACAGGAGGCTCTAAAACAGGGTTGTTTGAAATTAATATGAATGCTGGCATGAACGAGTCATTTCGAATCTCTAGCTCTGGCGCTCATTATACTGGTTTAACATTAAACTTTCCTATTTGGAAAAATAAAAACACAAATGTATCTCCAGTTATAGATCCAGATTATTATGGAAAAAAAATGATGAGAAACGATCCTGATAGAGCGAATGATGTACGTAAAGACATCTTTTTCTACGATTACGATAGCGACGAAAACTCTTTTCCTTTAAAATATTCTCACACCTCAAAAGACCCTAGCACCGAAGATGCTTATGCACTATTTAGCGAGTCTAACATCTTAATTTATAGAATGGCAGATATGTATCTTCTTAGAGCAGAAGCATACGCGAAATCTAACCAAGCTGGAAATGCAGTAGCAGATTTAAATTTAACTAGAAGCAAAGCAAATGTTCCTAATTACACTGGGGCTATGGATAAAGAAAGTTTAATCGAAGCTATTTTCGAAGAGCGTTCTATAGAATTTGTTGCAGAAGGAAAATCGGCCTTTGATCGTATTAGAATGGATTTTTACGAAGATGTTCCTTGGATGAACCAAAGTAGAATTGCCAAAAAAGGATACTTTTGGCCAATTGACCCTACAATAATTTCTAATAATCCTTCTATCGTTCAAACAGAATATTGGAGAGGAGCTTTATAA